From a region of the Mytilus galloprovincialis chromosome 3, xbMytGall1.hap1.1, whole genome shotgun sequence genome:
- the LOC143066614 gene encoding uncharacterized protein LOC143066614, whose translation MGKDGYSLDLAGLDNGQFYIIHVPALTCIFLSFISAICVIVVSFKKKSFKTFFSWSRSERFVVYMAICDCLFNVAHTMDHMHIAITKDHPHPKGICIFYGFMLAVFITAQTLMVNIVAINAFMLIFFRKQINFGKNDWRLLTYIFVAPAIGGIIGIALDQMGPNGSFCYFDGVNGKQMGVFFTTVPLLAVLFLNSVFYGLTYFRIHQEGKRLKDTVGENAASVKGAHKAAKTMSLFVTAFFIQWWAMAIYGAWQLVEDVPQLLFQAVTTFSNLGGVLNGIVFIIIKKRQNTTEQEPKSVTQTTKA comes from the exons ATGGGTAAAGATGGATACAGTTTGGATCTGGCCGGTTTGGACAATGGACAgttttatattatacatgtcCCAGCATTAACATGTATATTTTTGAGTTTTATATCAGCTATTTGTGTAATAGTAGTATCATTCAAGAAAAAAAGCTTCAAAACATTTTTCTCATGGTCAAGAAGCGAACGATTCGTAGTATATATGGCGATTTGCGACTGTCTGTTTAACGTTGCCCACACGATGGATCACATGCATATTGCTATCACAAAGGACCACCCGCATCCGAAAGGTATCTGTATTTTTTACGGGTTCATGCTTGCCGTGTTTATAACAGCACAAACTTTAATGGTCAACATCGTAGCCATCAACGCCTTTATGTTGATCTTTTTCCGCAAACAGATTAATTTTGGGAAAAATGACTGGAGACTTTTAACCTACATATTTGTAGCTCCTGCAATTGGAGGAATTATCGGGATAGCTCTTGACCAGATGGGACCAAATGGCTCTTT CTGCTATTTTGATGGTGtgaatggaaaacaaatgggTGTGTTCTTTACCACTGTTCCATTGCTGGCAGTACTGTTCCTCAACAGTGTGTTCTACGGGCTGACTTATTTTCGTATTCATCAAGAAGGTAAACGTCTAAAAGATACAGTCGGCGAAAATGCAGCGTCTGTTAAAGGGGCACACAAAGCGGCGAAAACCATGTCGCTGTTCGTAACGGCTTTCTTCATTCAATGGTGGGCCATGGCAATATATGGAGCATGGCAATTGGTCGAAGATGTCCCACAGTTGTTATTTCAGGCAGTCACAACCTTCTCTAATCTTGGTGGTGTTCTAAATGGAATtgtctttattattattaagaaGAGACAGAACACAACAGAACAAGAACCCAAATCAGTGACACAAACAACAAAGGCCTGA
- the LOC143069220 gene encoding uncharacterized protein LOC143069220, which yields MSNMTTLFAVNSTTTSVRGVKTLVDGYDIPVYGIKEGTFYNIHVPALICICLSFICALTIIGYSFYHQHFSTFFQWTKSERFVVYMALCDALFNAAHFTDHMHIAVTKTLPRPKSLCAFYGFMLAEFITAQNLMVNIVAINVFILVFYRKHLNFGKCDYRLLLYIFGAPALGGLIAGSLGQLGPNGSFCYFDGIKGKWTGVFFTTVPLLLVVVINTILYILSWLRIYKEAKEIKDSLGKSSRVLRASHKAAKTMSLFVAAFFVQWWAMALYGIWQLVADVPFLLFNFVTTFSNVGGILNGIVFIIIMRRKREKAESSTKASDDKVGSGHTASTPIHSTVHSNSHFANVV from the exons atgtccAACATGACGACCCTTTTCGCTGTGAATTCTACAACAACTTCTGTTAGAGGGGTTAAAACATTAGTTGATGGTTATGATATACCCGTGTACGGAATAAAAGAGGGAACATTTTATAACATTCACGTGCCAGCGCTGATATGTATTTGCCTTAGTTTTATATGCGCATTAACAATTATAGGATATTCTTTCTATCATcaacatttttcaacttttttccaGTGGACAAAAAGCGAGAGATTTGTAGTATACATGGCACTATGTGACGCCCTTTTTAACGCTGCACATTTTACCGACCATATGCACATTGCTGTTACAAAAACACTACCAAGACCAAAATCGCTTTGTGCATTTTATGGATTTATGCTGGCTGAGTTCATAACAGCACAAAATTTGATGGTGAATATTGTCGCCATTAATGTATTCATTTTAGTATTCTATCGTAAACACTTAAATTTCGGAAAATGCGACTACCGACTCTTGCTCTACATATTCGGCGCTCCAGCTTTAGGTGGACTCATCGCAGGTTCCCTTGGACAACTTGGACCAAATGGATCATT ctgTTATTTTGATGGAATTAAAGGAAAATGGACGGGTGTTTTCTTCACAACAGTACCTCTTTTGCTGGTTGTTGTCATAAACACGATTCTTTACATTTTAAGTTGGTTAAGGATCTACAAAGAAGCCAAAGAAATTAAAGATTCACTCGGAAAGTCCTCTAGAGTTTTAAGAGCTTCACATAAAGCTGCGAAAACAATGTCATTATTTGTCGCAGCATTCTTCGTTCAATGGTGGGCAATGGCGTTATATGGTATTTGGCAGTTGGTTGCTGATGTtccatttcttttatttaattttgtgacAACATTTTCCAACGTAGGTGGTATTTTGAATGGAATAGTGTTTATCATCATAATGCGCAGAAAACGCGAGAAGGCAGAATCAAGTACTAAAGCCTCCGACGACAAGGTGGGATCTGGACATACTGCATCTACACCTATCCACTCAACCGTACATTCCAACAGTCATTTTGCAAATGTTGTTTAA